From a region of the Basfia succiniciproducens genome:
- the tuf gene encoding elongation factor Tu → MSKEKFERTKPHVNVGTIGHVDHGKTTLTAAITTVLSKHYGGAARAFDQIDNAPEEKARGITINTSHVEYDTPTRHYAHVDCPGHADYVKNMITGAAQMDGAILVVAATDGPMPQTREHILLGRQVGVPYIIVFLNKCDMVDDEELLELVEMEVRELLSQYDFPGDDTPIIRGSALKALEGEAQWEEKILELANALDTYIPEPERAIDQPFLLPIEDVFSISGRGTVVTGRVERGIIRTGDEVEIVGIKETAKTTVTGVEMFRKLLDEGRAGENIGALLRGTKREEIERGQVLAKPGSITPHTDFESEVYVLSKEEGGRHTPFFKGYRPQFYFRTTDVTGTIELPEGVEMVMPGDNIKMTVSLIHPIAMDQGLRFAIREGGRTVGAGVVAKIIK, encoded by the coding sequence GTGTCTAAAGAAAAATTTGAACGTACAAAACCGCACGTAAACGTGGGTACAATCGGCCACGTTGACCATGGTAAAACAACTTTAACAGCGGCAATCACTACCGTATTATCAAAACACTACGGTGGTGCGGCTCGCGCATTCGACCAAATCGATAACGCGCCGGAAGAAAAAGCGCGCGGTATCACCATCAACACTTCACACGTTGAATACGATACGCCGACCCGTCACTACGCACACGTAGACTGCCCGGGACACGCGGACTATGTTAAAAACATGATCACCGGTGCGGCGCAAATGGACGGCGCAATCTTAGTAGTAGCGGCGACAGACGGCCCAATGCCGCAAACTCGTGAGCACATCTTATTAGGTCGCCAAGTAGGCGTACCATACATCATCGTATTCTTAAACAAATGCGACATGGTAGATGACGAAGAGTTATTAGAATTAGTAGAAATGGAAGTTCGCGAACTTCTTTCTCAATACGATTTCCCGGGTGACGATACACCAATCATCCGCGGTTCAGCGTTAAAAGCGTTAGAAGGCGAAGCGCAATGGGAAGAAAAAATCCTTGAGTTAGCAAACGCATTGGATACATACATTCCGGAACCGGAACGTGCGATTGACCAACCGTTCTTATTACCGATTGAAGACGTATTCTCAATCTCAGGTCGTGGTACGGTAGTAACAGGTCGTGTAGAGCGCGGAATCATCCGTACGGGTGACGAAGTAGAAATCGTTGGTATCAAAGAAACGGCGAAAACAACGGTAACAGGTGTTGAAATGTTCCGTAAATTACTCGACGAAGGTCGTGCGGGTGAAAACATCGGTGCATTATTACGCGGTACTAAACGTGAAGAAATCGAACGTGGTCAAGTATTAGCGAAACCGGGTTCAATCACACCACACACAGACTTCGAATCAGAAGTTTACGTATTATCAAAAGAAGAAGGCGGTCGTCATACTCCGTTCTTCAAAGGCTACCGTCCACAATTCTACTTCCGTACAACGGACGTAACAGGTACAATCGAATTACCTGAAGGCGTGGAAATGGTAATGCCTGGCGATAACATCAAAATGACCGTAAGCTTAATCCACCCGATTGCGATGGACCAAGGTTTACGTTTTGCAATCCGTGAAGGCGGCCGTACAGTAGGTGCGGGTGTTGTTGCGAAAATCATCAAATAA
- the oxyR gene encoding DNA-binding transcriptional regulator OxyR: protein MNIRDLEYLAALAEYKHFRRAADACHVSQPTLSGQIRKLEDELGITLLERTSRKVLFTQSGLILVEQAKKVLREVKLLKEMASNQGKEMTGPLHLGVIPTVGPYLLPYIMPALKEAFPDLELYLYEAQTSHLLDQLESGRLDCAILATVPETEPFIEVPIFNERMLLAVSEQHPWAKEKSIKMHALQGHEVLMLDDGHCLRDQALGYCFTAGARENSHFQATSLETLRNMIAANAGMTLMPELAMLNEGTRAGVKYIPCTDPEPKRTIALVYRPGSPLRSRYERVANAVGDAVKAILHTEGD, encoded by the coding sequence ATGAATATTCGAGATCTTGAGTACCTTGCAGCCCTTGCTGAATATAAACATTTCCGTCGCGCGGCGGATGCTTGCCATGTCAGTCAACCGACCTTGAGCGGACAAATCCGTAAACTGGAAGATGAACTTGGAATTACCTTGTTAGAACGTACCAGCCGTAAGGTTTTATTCACCCAATCAGGTCTTATTCTAGTAGAACAGGCTAAAAAAGTCTTGCGTGAAGTCAAATTACTCAAAGAAATGGCAAGTAATCAAGGTAAAGAAATGACCGGGCCTCTGCATCTCGGCGTTATCCCGACCGTCGGTCCTTATTTGCTACCTTATATTATGCCTGCATTAAAGGAAGCTTTCCCGGATTTAGAATTGTATTTATATGAAGCGCAAACCTCGCACTTATTAGATCAACTGGAATCCGGCCGCTTAGATTGTGCAATTTTAGCCACTGTCCCGGAAACGGAACCTTTTATTGAAGTGCCTATTTTCAATGAAAGAATGTTATTGGCGGTTTCCGAACAACATCCTTGGGCAAAAGAAAAATCAATTAAAATGCATGCATTACAAGGCCATGAAGTACTTATGTTAGATGACGGACACTGCCTGCGGGATCAAGCGTTGGGTTATTGCTTTACCGCGGGTGCGCGCGAAAATTCGCATTTCCAGGCCACAAGTTTGGAAACCTTACGTAACATGATTGCGGCAAATGCCGGTATGACCTTGATGCCGGAACTGGCAATGCTAAATGAAGGCACAAGAGCCGGGGTAAAATATATTCCTTGTACCGACCCTGAGCCCAAACGTACCATCGCGCTGGTTTACCGTCCCGGCTCACCGCTTCGTAGCCGCTATGAACGAGTGGCGAATGCCGTGGGTGATGCTGTAAAAGCGATTTTACATACGGAAGGTGATTAA
- a CDS encoding redoxin family protein yields the protein MSNMEGKKVPQVTFHTRQGDAWVDVTSAQLFDNKTVVVFSLPGAYTPTCSSSHLPRYNELTPEFKKLGVDDVICVSVNDTFVMNAWKCDEDADNITVLPDGNGEFTEGMGMLVDKEELGFGKRSWRYSMLVKNGVIEKMFIEPNEPGDPFKVSDADTMIKFIKPDWEPKPSVALFTKPGCPFCAKAKALLTEKGYPFEEIVLGKDATVTSVRAMSGRATFPQVFIGGKHIGGSDDLEAYFANK from the coding sequence ATGTCAAATATGGAAGGTAAAAAAGTCCCTCAAGTTACATTTCACACCCGTCAAGGCGATGCTTGGGTCGATGTAACTTCAGCTCAACTTTTTGATAATAAAACCGTTGTGGTATTTTCATTACCTGGCGCTTATACGCCGACTTGTTCGTCAAGCCATTTACCGCGTTACAACGAATTAACGCCGGAATTTAAAAAATTAGGTGTTGATGATGTGATTTGCGTATCGGTAAACGATACATTTGTTATGAACGCATGGAAATGTGATGAAGATGCCGACAATATCACCGTTCTGCCGGACGGCAACGGCGAATTCACCGAAGGCATGGGCATGTTGGTGGATAAAGAAGAGCTGGGTTTCGGTAAACGTTCGTGGCGCTATTCTATGCTGGTAAAAAACGGCGTAATCGAAAAAATGTTTATTGAACCGAACGAACCGGGCGATCCGTTCAAAGTTTCCGATGCGGACACCATGATCAAATTCATCAAACCGGATTGGGAGCCAAAACCGTCAGTCGCGTTATTTACTAAACCGGGTTGCCCGTTCTGCGCGAAAGCGAAAGCGCTGTTAACGGAAAAAGGCTATCCGTTTGAAGAAATTGTGTTAGGCAAAGACGCTACCGTTACTTCGGTACGTGCTATGAGTGGTCGTGCCACATTCCCTCAAGTGTTTATCGGCGGTAAACATATTGGCGGCAGCGATGATTTAGAAGCTTATTTTGCTAATAAATAA
- the rpsL gene encoding 30S ribosomal protein S12 — translation MATINQLVRKPRVKKVVKSNVPALEACPQKRGVCTRVYTTTPKKPNSALRKVCRIRLTNGFEVTSYIGGEGHNLQEHSVVLIRGGRVKDLPGVRYHTVRGALDCAGVKDRKQGRSKYGVKRPKA, via the coding sequence ATGGCAACTATCAACCAGCTAGTACGCAAACCGCGTGTGAAAAAGGTTGTAAAAAGTAACGTTCCTGCATTAGAGGCTTGCCCGCAGAAACGTGGCGTGTGTACTCGCGTATACACTACTACACCTAAAAAACCGAACTCAGCATTACGTAAAGTATGCCGTATTCGTTTAACAAATGGCTTTGAAGTAACTTCATACATCGGCGGTGAAGGTCATAACCTTCAAGAACACAGTGTTGTGTTAATCCGTGGTGGTCGTGTAAAAGACTTACCGGGTGTGCGTTATCACACTGTACGTGGTGCACTTGACTGTGCAGGCGTTAAAGATCGTAAACAAGGTCGTTCTAAATACGGCGTTAAACGCCCTAAAGCTTAA
- a CDS encoding SlyX family protein, translating to MQNSANLEQQIAELEMKITFQEGIIEELNQALIEQQFVIDKMQLQMRHVANKLKDLQPANIATQAEETPPPHY from the coding sequence ATGCAAAACTCAGCAAATTTAGAGCAACAGATTGCAGAACTGGAAATGAAAATTACCTTTCAGGAAGGGATAATCGAAGAGCTCAATCAGGCATTGATCGAACAGCAGTTCGTCATTGATAAAATGCAATTGCAAATGCGTCATGTGGCCAATAAATTGAAGGATTTACAACCGGCTAACATCGCAACGCAAGCGGAAGAAACACCGCCGCCGCATTATTAA
- the deoC gene encoding deoxyribose-phosphate aldolase has protein sequence MHPQELAKFIDHTALTAEKTAQDIIKLCDEAIENQFWSVCINPCYIPLAKEKLAATNVKICTVIGFPLGANLTSVKAFEAQESIKAGAQEIDMVINVGWIKSGEWDKVRSDIQAVLQACNGTLLKVILETCLLTPDEIVKACEICRDLKVGFVKTSTGFNKDGATVEDVALMRQTVGDKLGVKASGGIRDTQTAMAMINAGATRIGASAGIAIIKGLQDNSGGY, from the coding sequence ATGCACCCGCAAGAATTAGCGAAATTTATTGACCACACTGCATTAACTGCGGAGAAAACGGCGCAGGACATCATTAAACTTTGTGATGAAGCGATTGAAAATCAGTTCTGGTCTGTGTGTATCAACCCATGTTATATTCCGTTGGCAAAAGAAAAATTAGCGGCAACAAATGTGAAAATCTGCACGGTTATCGGTTTTCCGTTAGGGGCTAATTTAACTTCGGTGAAAGCTTTTGAGGCGCAGGAATCCATTAAAGCCGGCGCACAGGAAATCGATATGGTGATTAATGTAGGCTGGATTAAATCCGGCGAATGGGACAAAGTGCGATCGGATATTCAGGCGGTTTTGCAGGCTTGTAACGGCACTTTATTGAAAGTGATTTTAGAAACCTGTCTGTTAACGCCGGACGAAATCGTAAAAGCCTGTGAAATTTGCCGTGATCTGAAGGTGGGCTTTGTGAAAACTTCAACCGGCTTTAATAAAGACGGTGCAACGGTGGAAGATGTGGCGTTAATGCGTCAAACCGTCGGCGATAAACTCGGCGTAAAAGCCTCCGGCGGTATTCGCGACACTCAAACAGCAATGGCGATGATTAACGCGGGTGCAACGCGTATCGGCGCAAGTGCCGGAATCGCAATCATCAAAGGCCTGCAAGATAATAGCGGCGGTTACTAG
- the tusD gene encoding sulfurtransferase complex subunit TusD — MRYVLSVRQPVYGSQGAYLAYQFAQELIRQGHLISQIFFSQEGVSNGNGLVYPANDEFNLVKAWQTFSKKHNVPLHLCIAASQRRGVVDKLTALDPAQTNLAEGFVLAGLGEFSKAMLEADRVITL, encoded by the coding sequence ATGCGTTATGTACTTTCCGTCCGGCAGCCGGTTTACGGCTCGCAAGGCGCTTATTTAGCTTATCAGTTCGCGCAGGAATTAATCCGTCAGGGGCATCTGATCAGCCAGATTTTCTTCTCTCAGGAAGGGGTATCTAACGGCAACGGATTGGTTTATCCTGCAAATGATGAGTTTAATCTGGTCAAAGCATGGCAGACTTTCTCAAAAAAGCACAATGTGCCTTTACACTTGTGTATCGCCGCTTCGCAACGCCGCGGCGTGGTGGATAAATTGACCGCTCTCGATCCCGCGCAAACAAACCTGGCGGAAGGTTTTGTGTTGGCAGGTTTAGGCGAATTCAGTAAAGCAATGTTAGAAGCAGACAGAGTGATAACCCTATGA
- the fkpA gene encoding FKBP-type peptidyl-prolyl cis-trans isomerase, which produces MLKIQKFSAVALLVGAVLATSACKDDKKAQAAAEPAKQEAPAAAQAENSRVKDPSYAVGVLIGNDLKGLVEAQKDVIAYDNDKILAGVAEALQGKIDLTNQDVVNTLKDIDEKLKVAAQTKAEEQAKQAKAESDKFIAEFKQKDGVKETKSGLLYRIEKEGEGAAIKPTDSVKVHYTSKLTNGTVFDSSVERGQPVEFLLDQVIPGWTEGLQLVKKGGKIELVIPAELAYGEQDLGTIPPNSTLHFEVEVLDVTPAKK; this is translated from the coding sequence ATGTTAAAAATTCAAAAGTTTTCAGCAGTGGCATTATTAGTCGGCGCCGTATTGGCGACCTCTGCCTGTAAAGATGACAAAAAAGCGCAAGCGGCAGCAGAGCCTGCAAAACAGGAAGCGCCGGCAGCCGCGCAGGCGGAAAATAGCCGGGTTAAAGATCCTTCTTATGCGGTAGGCGTGTTAATCGGTAACGATTTAAAAGGTTTGGTTGAGGCGCAGAAAGACGTAATCGCTTATGATAACGATAAAATTCTTGCGGGCGTTGCGGAAGCATTGCAGGGCAAAATTGATTTAACCAACCAAGACGTGGTGAACACGTTAAAGGATATTGATGAAAAATTAAAAGTTGCCGCCCAAACCAAAGCCGAAGAACAAGCGAAACAGGCCAAAGCGGAAAGTGATAAATTCATTGCCGAATTTAAGCAAAAAGACGGCGTGAAAGAAACCAAATCCGGTTTGCTGTATCGCATTGAAAAAGAAGGTGAAGGCGCAGCTATTAAACCGACAGATTCCGTGAAAGTACATTACACCAGCAAATTAACTAACGGTACGGTATTTGACAGCTCGGTAGAACGTGGTCAGCCGGTAGAATTTTTATTGGATCAGGTTATTCCGGGTTGGACCGAAGGTCTGCAGTTAGTGAAAAAAGGCGGCAAAATCGAATTGGTTATTCCTGCCGAACTTGCTTACGGCGAGCAGGATTTAGGTACGATTCCACCTAACTCAACACTTCATTTTGAAGTTGAAGTATTAGACGTTACTCCGGCTAAAAAATAA
- the tusB gene encoding sulfurtransferase complex subunit TusB, with translation MLYTFSKADYSPRELADLLARLTTQDAVLLWQDGVLLALKYGDYFAKHSSQVYLFEPDIRARGLSALIQQKNKSFNRIQMPQLVQLTTRYFPQLAL, from the coding sequence ATGTTATATACTTTCTCTAAAGCGGATTATTCTCCGCGCGAATTGGCGGATTTGCTTGCCCGGCTTACGACGCAGGATGCGGTTTTATTATGGCAGGACGGCGTATTACTCGCTTTAAAGTACGGCGATTATTTTGCCAAACACAGCTCGCAAGTTTATCTGTTTGAGCCGGATATACGGGCGCGCGGCTTGAGCGCGTTAATTCAGCAAAAAAATAAGTCTTTTAACCGGATTCAAATGCCTCAACTAGTGCAATTGACGACCCGATATTTCCCTCAATTAGCGCTGTAG
- the fabR gene encoding HTH-type transcriptional repressor FabR, whose translation MAGVRAIQKEKTRRALIDAAFNQLNAEKSFSNLSLREVAREAGIAPTSFYRHFKDMDELGLTMVDEAGLTLRQLMRQARKRIEKGGSVIVISVETFFEFIAHSPNVFRLLLRESSGTSQAFRTAAAREIKHFVDELAEYLANKNNYSEYVAYVQSEGMVTIVFTAGANALDMNNKERELLKERLILQLRMLAKGAHHHMMEREHHSTHLPATGKS comes from the coding sequence ATGGCCGGCGTTCGTGCAATACAAAAAGAAAAAACCCGCCGCGCATTAATTGATGCGGCGTTTAACCAATTAAATGCCGAAAAAAGCTTTTCCAATTTAAGTTTACGGGAAGTGGCGAGAGAGGCGGGTATTGCGCCGACCTCGTTTTATCGTCATTTTAAGGATATGGACGAATTAGGCTTAACCATGGTGGACGAGGCGGGTTTAACCCTGCGCCAACTTATGCGCCAGGCCCGAAAACGCATTGAAAAAGGCGGCAGTGTCATTGTTATTTCGGTAGAAACCTTTTTTGAATTTATCGCCCACAGTCCTAACGTTTTCCGTTTGCTGTTACGCGAAAGTTCCGGCACATCACAGGCTTTTCGTACCGCCGCAGCGCGGGAAATCAAACATTTTGTGGATGAACTCGCCGAATATTTGGCAAATAAAAACAATTATTCGGAATACGTGGCTTACGTGCAATCGGAAGGTATGGTAACCATTGTATTTACCGCCGGCGCCAACGCCTTAGATATGAACAATAAAGAACGGGAATTGCTCAAAGAGCGCCTGATTCTGCAATTACGCATGCTTGCCAAAGGCGCGCATCACCATATGATGGAACGCGAACACCATAGCACCCATCTACCGGCGACGGGCAAATCATAA
- the trmL gene encoding tRNA (uridine(34)/cytosine(34)/5-carboxymethylaminomethyluridine(34)-2'-O)-methyltransferase TrmL has product MLDIVLYEPEIPQNTGNIIRLCANTGFRLHLIEPLGFTWDDKRLRRSGLDYHEFAHIKKHKTFEVFLESEKPKRLFALTTKGGPAHSEVKFELGDYLMFGPETRGIPMAILDSMPMEQKIRIPMTENSRSMNLSNSVAVTVYEAWRQLDYIGAVNLNRK; this is encoded by the coding sequence ATGTTAGATATTGTTTTATATGAACCGGAAATTCCTCAAAATACGGGGAATATTATCCGATTATGTGCTAATACGGGTTTCCGTTTACATTTAATTGAACCGTTGGGGTTTACTTGGGATGATAAACGTCTTCGTCGTTCCGGTTTAGATTATCACGAATTTGCCCACATTAAAAAACATAAAACTTTTGAAGTTTTTTTGGAGTCGGAAAAACCTAAGCGGTTATTTGCATTGACAACAAAAGGCGGGCCGGCACATAGTGAAGTGAAATTTGAGTTAGGTGATTACTTAATGTTTGGTCCTGAAACCCGAGGTATTCCGATGGCTATTTTAGATAGTATGCCCATGGAACAAAAAATCCGTATTCCAATGACTGAAAACAGTCGCAGCATGAATTTGTCTAACTCGGTTGCGGTAACGGTTTATGAAGCCTGGCGCCAGCTGGATTATATCGGCGCAGTGAATTTAAATCGTAAATAA
- a CDS encoding helix-turn-helix transcriptional regulator — MLSIKRPFTDEDRAILNSYKAVVEGVSALLGSHCEILLHSLEDLDNTAVYIANGHNTNRQAGTTLSEADLQSLQAMENGMVLKPYFTRHKGNNGLMKSTSIAIRNGNRQIIGLLCINLNLEVPVSQFIQAFIPTQDYPVTTAGNFASSVEELVLQTVETTIEEITADRLVANNNKNRQIVTTLFEKGIFDIKDAINLVAERLNISRHTVYLYIRQIKQDDQK; from the coding sequence ATGCTAAGTATAAAACGACCTTTCACTGATGAAGACCGTGCGATTTTAAATTCCTACAAAGCCGTGGTTGAAGGCGTAAGCGCTTTACTCGGTAGCCATTGCGAAATCCTCTTGCATTCTTTGGAAGATTTGGATAATACCGCCGTTTACATTGCCAACGGACATAATACCAATCGGCAAGCGGGTACGACGCTGAGCGAAGCGGATTTACAATCTCTGCAAGCTATGGAAAACGGCATGGTTTTAAAGCCGTATTTTACGCGTCATAAGGGCAATAACGGTCTGATGAAGTCGACGAGTATCGCCATTCGTAACGGTAACCGGCAGATTATCGGTTTATTGTGTATTAATCTTAATCTGGAAGTACCGGTTTCCCAGTTTATTCAAGCCTTTATTCCGACTCAAGACTATCCGGTCACCACGGCGGGCAATTTCGCCAGTTCTGTAGAGGAGTTGGTATTGCAAACGGTAGAAACCACCATTGAAGAAATTACGGCGGATCGCCTTGTGGCAAATAACAATAAAAACCGTCAAATCGTTACCACGCTTTTTGAGAAAGGTATTTTTGATATTAAAGATGCAATTAATCTGGTGGCGGAAAGATTAAATATTTCCCGCCATACCGTTTATCTTTATATTCGCCAAATAAAACAGGACGACCAAAAATAA
- the rpsG gene encoding 30S ribosomal protein S7 has translation MPRRRSIEPRKILPDPKFGSELLAKFINVLMVDGKKSIAESIVYNALDTLAQRTNKDALVAFEEALENVRPTVEVKSRRVGGSTYQVPVEVRPARRNALGMRWIVEAARKRGDKSMALRLANELSDASENKGSAVKKREDVHRMAEANKAFAHYRW, from the coding sequence ATGCCACGTCGTCGTAGTATTGAACCTCGCAAAATTCTTCCAGATCCGAAATTCGGTTCAGAATTGCTTGCGAAATTTATTAATGTTTTAATGGTAGATGGTAAAAAATCTATCGCAGAATCAATCGTTTACAATGCATTAGACACTTTAGCTCAACGTACGAACAAAGATGCGTTAGTTGCATTTGAAGAAGCATTGGAAAACGTCCGTCCAACCGTAGAGGTTAAATCTCGTCGTGTCGGTGGTTCTACATATCAAGTACCGGTTGAAGTGCGTCCTGCACGTCGTAACGCATTAGGTATGCGTTGGATCGTTGAAGCTGCACGTAAACGCGGTGATAAATCAATGGCGTTACGTTTAGCGAACGAATTATCTGATGCGTCAGAAAATAAAGGTTCAGCAGTGAAAAAACGTGAAGATGTTCACCGCATGGCGGAAGCAAACAAAGCGTTTGCTCACTACCGTTGGTAA
- the tusC gene encoding sulfurtransferase complex subunit TusC: MKLAFVFRQSPHGTAISREGLDALLAATAFCDEEDIAVFFMADGVLNLLANQQADLILQKDIASAFKLLDLYDIGQRYICAESMDDFALSYDDLVINCEKIDRTLMLQKLQQAEKIITF, translated from the coding sequence ATGAAATTAGCTTTCGTTTTTCGCCAAAGCCCCCATGGTACGGCAATTAGCCGGGAAGGATTGGATGCGTTGCTTGCCGCTACCGCATTTTGTGATGAAGAGGATATCGCAGTATTTTTTATGGCGGACGGCGTGTTGAATTTGTTGGCGAATCAACAGGCGGATTTGATCCTGCAAAAGGATATTGCGAGCGCTTTTAAGCTTTTGGATCTTTACGATATCGGACAACGTTATATTTGTGCCGAATCTATGGATGATTTTGCCTTGAGCTATGATGATTTGGTTATAAATTGTGAAAAAATCGACCGCACTTTGATGTTGCAAAAGCTTCAACAGGCAGAAAAAATTATTACTTTTTAA
- the fusA gene encoding elongation factor G: MARITPIERYRNIGISAHIDAGKTTTSERILFYTGVSHKIGEVHDGAATMDWMEQEQERGITITSAATTAFWSGMSQQFQQHRINVIDTPGHVDFTIEVERSMRVLDGAVMVYCAVGGVQPQSETVWRQANKYQVPRIAFVNKMDRTGANFLRVVEQLKTRLGANAVPLQLPVGAEDNFKGVVDLIKMKAINWNEEDQGMTFTYDDIPADMLEACEEWRNNLVEAAAESSEELMEKYLGGEELTEEEIKGALRARVLANEIILVTCGSAFKNKGVQAMLDAVVEYLPSPVDIPAIKGINEDETEGERHASDDEPFAALAFKIATDPFVGNLTFFRVYSGVVNSGDTVVNSVRQKRERFGRIVQMHANKREEIKEVRAGDIAAAIGLKDVTTGDTLCDPNAPIILERMEFPDPVISVAVEPKTKADQEKMGLALGRLAQEDPSFRVHTDEESGETIISGMGELHLDIIVDRMKREFKVEANIGKPQVSYRETIRTRVNDVEGKHAKQSGGRGQYGHVVIDLYPLDPEGPGYEFVNEIKGGVIPGEYIPAVDKGIQEQLKSGPLAGYPVVDIGVRLHFGSYHDVDSSELAFKLAASIAFKAAFNKANPVLLEPIMKVEVETPPEYVGDVIGDLSRRRAMVNGQEANDFVVKINAEVPLSEMFGYATDLRSQTQGRASYSMEPLKYAEAPTSVAAAVIEARKK; encoded by the coding sequence ATGGCTCGTATAACCCCTATTGAAAGATATCGTAATATCGGTATCAGTGCGCATATCGACGCGGGTAAAACAACAACTTCAGAGCGTATCTTGTTCTATACAGGTGTTAGTCACAAAATCGGTGAAGTACACGATGGCGCGGCAACCATGGACTGGATGGAACAGGAACAAGAACGTGGTATTACCATCACTTCTGCTGCAACAACAGCATTTTGGTCCGGTATGTCACAACAATTCCAACAACATCGTATCAACGTTATCGACACTCCGGGACACGTTGACTTCACAATCGAAGTAGAACGTTCAATGCGTGTTCTTGACGGTGCGGTAATGGTTTACTGTGCGGTTGGTGGTGTTCAACCACAATCGGAAACAGTATGGCGTCAAGCTAATAAATACCAAGTTCCGCGTATTGCGTTCGTAAACAAAATGGACCGTACTGGTGCTAACTTCTTACGTGTTGTAGAACAATTAAAAACCCGTTTAGGTGCTAACGCTGTTCCTTTACAACTTCCTGTAGGTGCTGAAGATAACTTCAAAGGTGTGGTTGACTTAATCAAAATGAAAGCAATCAACTGGAATGAAGAAGATCAAGGTATGACATTTACTTATGATGATATTCCTGCGGATATGCTGGAAGCATGCGAAGAATGGCGTAACAACCTTGTTGAAGCGGCGGCGGAATCTTCAGAAGAGCTAATGGAAAAATACCTTGGTGGTGAAGAGTTAACCGAAGAAGAAATCAAAGGCGCATTACGTGCTCGCGTTCTTGCCAATGAAATTATTCTGGTAACCTGTGGTTCTGCATTCAAAAACAAAGGTGTTCAAGCAATGCTTGATGCGGTTGTTGAGTATTTACCTTCACCGGTTGATATTCCTGCAATTAAAGGTATCAATGAAGATGAAACTGAAGGTGAACGTCACGCAAGCGACGATGAACCGTTCGCAGCATTGGCATTCAAAATTGCGACCGACCCGTTTGTTGGTAACTTAACCTTCTTCCGTGTGTATTCGGGTGTGGTTAACTCCGGTGATACGGTAGTGAACTCAGTACGCCAAAAACGTGAACGTTTTGGTCGTATCGTACAGATGCACGCAAACAAACGTGAAGAAATCAAAGAAGTTCGCGCGGGCGATATCGCGGCCGCAATCGGCTTAAAAGACGTAACTACCGGTGATACATTATGTGATCCTAACGCACCAATCATTCTTGAGCGTATGGAATTCCCGGATCCGGTTATCTCCGTTGCGGTTGAACCGAAAACTAAAGCCGACCAAGAAAAAATGGGTCTTGCATTAGGTCGTTTAGCGCAAGAAGACCCTTCATTCCGTGTTCACACTGATGAAGAGTCCGGCGAAACAATCATTTCAGGTATGGGTGAGTTACACTTAGACATTATCGTTGACCGTATGAAACGTGAGTTTAAAGTGGAAGCTAACATCGGTAAACCACAAGTATCTTACCGTGAAACAATCCGTACCCGTGTTAACGATGTTGAAGGTAAACACGCAAAACAATCCGGTGGTCGCGGTCAATACGGTCACGTTGTTATCGACTTGTATCCGTTAGATCCGGAAGGTCCTGGTTACGAATTCGTGAACGAAATCAAAGGTGGTGTAATCCCTGGCGAATACATTCCTGCGGTTGATAAAGGTATCCAGGAACAACTTAAATCCGGTCCTTTAGCGGGTTATCCGGTAGTTGATATTGGTGTTCGTTTACACTTCGGTTCATACCATGATGTGGACTCATCCGAGTTAGCGTTTAAACTTGCTGCTTCTATCGCATTTAAAGCGGCGTTTAACAAAGCAAACCCGGTATTACTTGAACCAATCATGAAAGTTGAAGTAGAAACTCCACCTGAATATGTGGGTGACGTAATCGGCGACTTAAGCCGTCGTCGCGCTATGGTTAACGGTCAAGAAGCAAATGATTTTGTTGTTAAAATCAATGCTGAAGTTCCATTATCAGAAATGTTCGGTTATGCAACAGACTTACGTTCACAAACTCAAGGTCGTGCATCATACTCAATGGAACCGTTAAAATATGCTGAAGCGCCAACAAGTGTTGCTGCTGCAGTAATCGAAGCTCGTAAAAAATAA